A region from the Panicum hallii strain FIL2 chromosome 1, PHallii_v3.1, whole genome shotgun sequence genome encodes:
- the LOC112885873 gene encoding ADP,ATP carrier protein 1, mitochondrial, with protein sequence MADQVNQPTVLHKLGGQFHLGFSFSEGVRARIICPSVSSYERSFATRNYMTQTLWGPLMSVSGGVNVPVVSSSPSSPALANAPAGKGGKNFMIDFMMGGVSAAVSKTAAAPIERVKLLIQNQDEMIKAGRLSEPYKGIGDCFKRTIKDEGFSSLWRGNTANVIRYFPTQALNFAFKDYFKRLFNFKKDKDGYWKWFAGNLASGGAAGASSLFFVYSLDYARTRLANDAKAAKGGGERQFNGLVDVYRKTLKSDGIAGLYRGFNISCVGIIVYRGLYFGLYDSIKPVVLTGNLQDNFFASFALGWLITNGAGLASYPIDTVRRRMMMTSGEAVKYKSSLDAFQQILKKEGPKSLFKGAGANILRAIAGAGVLSGYDQLQILFFGKKYGSGGA encoded by the exons ATGGCGGACCAGGTCAACCAACCAACTGTCCTTCATAAGCTAGGTGGCCAGTTCCACCTGGGCTTCAGCTTCTCTGAAGGTGTACGGGCCCGTATCATCTGCCCTTCTGTCTCATCCTATGAAAGGAGTTTTgccacaaggaattacatgacCCAGACTCTTTGGGGCCCTTTAATGTCCGTCAGTGGTGGCGTCAATGTCCCGGTGGTTTCATCCTCCCCATCCTCCCCGGCTTTGGCTAATGCTCCAGCTGGGAAAGGAGGCAAGAACTTCATGATTGATTTCATGATGGGTGGTGTTTCAGCTGCTGTCTCAAAGACTGCTGCTGCTCCCATTGAGCGTGTGAAGCTGCTTATTCAGAACCAGGATGAGATGATTAAGGCTGGTAGGCTGTCTGAGCCATACAAGGGTATTGGTGACTGCTTCAAGCGCACCATCAAGGATGAGGGTTTCTCCTCCCTGTGGAGGGGTAACACAGCTAATGTTATTCGCTACTTCCCTACTCAG GCCTTGAACTTTGCATTCAAGGATTACTTCAAGAGGCTCTTCAACTTCAAGAAGGACAAGGATGGTTACTGGAAGTGGTTTGCTGGCAACCTTGCCTctggtggtgctgctggtgcttcCTCCCTGTTTTTCGTGTACTCCCTGGACTATGCGAGGACAAGGCTGGCCAATGATGCCAAGGCAGCCAAGGGAGGAGGTGAAAGGCAATTCAATGGTCTTGTCGATGTCTACCGCAAGACTCTCAAGTCTGATGGTATTGCTGGGCTTTACCGTGGGTTTAACATCTCTTGTGTTGGAATCATTGTGTACCGTGGTCTGTACTTTGGGCTTTACGATTCTATCAAGCCAGTTGTCCTCACCGGCAACCTCCAG GACAACTTCTTTGCGAGCTTCGCCCTGGGTTGGCTGATCACCAACGGTGCTGGTCTTGCATCTTACCCCATTGACACTGTCCGTAGACGCATGATGATGACGTCTGGTGAGGCTGTCAAGTACAAGAGCTCCTTGGATGCATTCCAGCAGATCCTGAAGAAGGAAGGCCCCAAGTCTCTGTTCAAGGGTGCTGGTGCCAACATCCTCCGTGCCATTGCTGGTGCTGGTGTGCTTTCTGGTTACGATCAGCTCCAGATCCTCTTCTTCGGGAAGAAGTACGGCTCCGGCGGTGCTTAA
- the LOC112873226 gene encoding rho GDP-dissociation inhibitor 1-like, with translation MSSAVEAAISCSKVDVPAAPEPEEAAASKAKNAAAEHGGDAANGKCGEATPPPHCHEDEEDEEEAPKVIDLGPRVSIKDQLEKDKDDESLRRWKEQLLGSVDLNSVGETLEPDVKIMSLSILSPGRPDIFLPLPVEPNAKGVWFTLKEGSPYRLKFTFSVSNNIVSGLRYTNTVWKTGLKVDRAKEMLGTFSPQLEPYTYVTPEDTTPSGMFARGSYSARTKFLDDDRKCYLEINYTFDIRREWPSTS, from the exons ATGTcgtcggcggtggaggcggccaTCTCCTGCTCCAAGGTCGACGTCCCCGCGGCGCCGGAGCCGGAGGAGGCCGCGGCGTCCAAGGCCAAGAacgcggcggcggagcacggcgGCGACGCGGCGAACGGCAAGTGCGGCGaggcgacgccgccgccgcattgccacgaggacgaggaggacgaggaggaggcccCCAAGGTCATCGACCTCGGCCCCCGCGTCAGCATCAAGGACCAGCTCGAGAAGGACAAG GACGACGAGAGCCTGCGGCGGTGGAAGGAGCAGCTCCTCGGCAGCGTGGATTTGAACTCCGTCGGAG AGACGCTGGAGCCGGACGTGAAGATAATGAGCCTGTCGATCCTGTCCCCCGGCCGCCCCGACATCTTCCTGCCTCTGCCGGTGGAGCCCAACGCCAAGGGCGTGTGGTTCACCCTCAAGGAAGGCTCCCCCTACCGGCTCAAGTTCACCTTCTCCGTCAGCAACAACATCGTCTCCGGCCTCCGCTACACCAACACCGTCTGGAAGACCGGCCTCAAAG TTGACAGGGCCAAGGAGATGCTCGGCACGTTCAGCCCCCAGCTGGAGCCCTACACCTACGTGACGCCGGAGGACACCACCCCGTCGGGAATGTTCGCCCGGGGCTCCTACTCTGCCAGGACCAAG TTCCTCGACGACGACCGGAAGTGCTACCTGGAGATCAACTACACCTTCGACATCCGCCGGGAGTGGCCGTCGACGAGCTGA